AAAACAAGTCCACTCCACTTATATAATGTGATGTAAATTAACATattacataacataatataacatattcAACATAACATAATGTGCATCTATCTCCTACCTGCCCATTTTTCTTGAGGTCCGCCCACATGCTGGTTCCGTCCCCTCCCCTCATAAGGACGTGGTAGGTGAAGTAGTAGATTCCAGGCAGAGGACAGGTAAATTTGCCTGTGGTGGGCTCATAGTAATTCCCCACATTGGTCACCACATCATCAAACTTGAGGATCTCACTGCCCTCGTGCTGCTTACGTAGGCCAGCGTAGAAGGCTATTTTGGGACTATAGAAAGAAGGGACATATCCTCCTGGGCCAGGGCCAGGGGGACCAGGGGGACCTGGTTTGCCTGGCTCACCAGGTGGCCCTCTTGGGCCTGGGGGCCCCGGAAGCCCCGGGTTACCTCGGAAACCAGATCTCGCTCCACCTCTGCGCCCAGGGATGTCTTGTGGAGGTGGGGAAACAGGTGTGAGTTCATTAGTGGGCGTAAGGGAGTCACACACCATCTTACAGCTGCCCAACATTTCATAATGCGTCCCTCCGCTGCCGGCTCCTCCCAGCTTGGTGCTGTGGACTAACAGCGGGATAGCAACCAGTAGAACCAGTACCATGGCCACGCCCACTGCAGCGCCAATGACGCGCTTCCTGCGGCTGAGGCGGGAGGCCGCCAGAGAGAGGAAGTCCTCCTCTCCTTTAGAGGTCACGGGGCCGGCCAGAATGAACTCTGGGAAAATTAGAGAACTAGGGTGAGAGCGATGGGAAATGCAAAAaggaaaaaagcacaaaaagacGGGAAAAACAATCCAACACTCTTTAAGtacgtaaataaataaattatcctCAGTTTGAACTGCAGTCTTCTAAATGTCAGAGTTGTCTATTTAGTGTCATGAAGAAGCCCTCTTTTAATCAATAAAGGGCATGAACCCCAACAACTTCACCTACAACGTTCAGTGTTCCAGAGGCAGCGTATGGTTGTATTACGCTGGTGGGGCTTTTCCTTTATTGGCAATTTTATCAAGGTGTGATGTGGAGGTGTATTTCTGAGCTGAGAAGTTGTATCCTGCTAGTAACGTATTTCTATAGATGCAGAGAGTTGATAACAGTGTAGCATTGCATTATTTTCAGGTTAACCGCCTTGTGTTCACAGAAGTGCTTTATTTCTGCAGAATCCCTTGCAGATCCCATGTCTACTGCAGCTCTGAAACTGCCTTTCATTCTCTTCTTCctttgga
This DNA window, taken from Astyanax mexicanus isolate ESR-SI-001 chromosome 5, AstMex3_surface, whole genome shotgun sequence, encodes the following:
- the c1ql4b gene encoding complement C1q-like protein 4 isoform X2, translating into MVLVLLVAIPLLVHSTKLGGAGSGGTHYEMLGSCKMVCDSLTPTNELTPVSPPPQDIPGRRGGARSGFRGNPGLPGPPGPRGPPGEPGKPGPPGPPGPGPGGYVPSFYSPKIAFYAGLRKQHEGSEILKFDDVVTNVGNYYEPTTGKFTCPLPGIYYFTYHVLMRGGDGTSMWADLKKNGQVRASAIAQDADQNYDYASNSVILHLDVGDEVCVQLDGGKVHGGNTNKYSTFSGFLIYPD
- the c1ql4b gene encoding complement C1q-like protein 4 isoform X1; translation: MVLVLLVAIPLLVHSTKLGGAGSGGTHYEMLGSCKMVCDSLTPTNELTPVSPPPQDIPGRRGGARSGFRGNPGLPGPPGPRGPPGEPGKPGPPGPPGPGPGGYVPSFYSPKIAFYAGLRKQHEGSEILKFDDVVTNVGNYYEPTTGKFTCPLPGIYYFTYHVLMRGGDGTSMWADLKKNGQMESHMMQTSPSQDSSYKKNLSVSTRWY